The genomic segment ATCATATAATTCAGGGACAAGCGCTCCTTGCCATAGTGCCTCTTGATGATATTTGGGTTGAAGCAAACTTCAAAGAGACTCAGCTTGAAAAACTTAAGAAAGGTATGAAGGCAATAATTGAAGTTGACACTTATCCAGATGAAAAATTTGAAGGACATATAGAATCGATTATGGCCGGTACAGGAAGTGCTTTTTCAATACTTCCTCCAGAAAATGCCACAGGTAATTGGGTAAAAGTGGTGCAAAGAATACCTGTTAAGATATTGTTTGATGGTTATGATTACGAAAATGGCAAACTTCGTATTGGAATGTCCTGCATTGTAACAATACCACTTTCTGTTGAATAAGTACCAGTTATGACTGCTTCTCCAAAAAATGTAAACAAATGGCTCGTGGCAGTTACTGTTATTGTGCCCACTTTTATCGAAATAATGGACACAAGTGTTGCCAATGTCTCACTCAACCATATTAGGGGAAGTTTCAGCGCATCTGTTGATGAGGCAACATGGGTGCTCACTTCTTATCTTGTTTCAAATGCTATAATTCTACCTATAACAGGGTGGCTAAGCAGTGTTTTTGGACGAAAGAGGTTTCTTAGCCTTTGTGTTTTCCTTTTTGCCCTTTCTTCTTTTCTCTGTGGTATGTCTCCAAATCTTGGGTCTCTCGTATTTTTTAGAGTCCTTCAGGGGCTTGGAGGCGGTGCTCTTCAGCCTCTTTCTCAAGCTATCTTGCTTGAAACATTTCCCGTTGCAGAGCATGGTGTGGCAATGGCGGCTTATGGTATAGGCGTTGTAGTTGCCCCTATCATTGGCCCATTGGTTGGTGGATGGGTTACAGATAATCTGACTTGGCGATGGATTTTTTATATTAATATACCTGTTTGTGTTTTATCATTGCTGATGATCGCTTTCTTTATATTTGACCCTCCATACATAAAGAAAGCTAAACAAAAAATTGACTATTTCGGGTTGGGTTTTCTTGCAGTGGGATTAGGATGTCTTCAAATCGTGCTCGATAAGGGTGAAAGGGAAGATTGGTTCAATTCAGATTTTATAATCACATTGAGTATAATAGCTGTGGCAGGACTCTTCCTTTTTGTAATCACAGAGCTTTTCTTTGTAAAAGACCCGGTTGTGAATCTCAAGGTATTCAAAGATATCTCTTTTACAGCAGGAAATCTGATGATGTTTTTTGGTTTCTTTGGAATGTTTGCAAGCATTGTTCTTTATCCCATTTATCTTCAAACAGTAATGGGTTATACAGCAACTCTTGCCGGCATTGTGTTAGGTCCCGGAGGTATTACAATTCTTCTTTTTATGCCAATAACAGGAATATTGATGAAATATATGGATGCTCGAAAGATACTTGTAGCGGGGTTAATCGTAGGAAGCTATGCTGTTTATCTTATGTCAAAACTCAACCTTGAAGCCGGCTTCTACAATGTGCTTTGGCCAAGAGTGGTACAGGGCGTGGGAGTGGCTTTCTTTTTTGTTCCTCTTATGACTGTTACAATGAGCACTATTCCGAAGGAAGAAATGGGGAATGCCACAGGAGTTTTCAATCTTTTGAGAAATCTTGGAGGAAGCTTTGGGACCGCTTTTGTTATGACAATGTTAGCCCGCCGCGCCCAATATCATCAGTCAGTATTGGTTGAACATCTGACTCCTTATGACCCCGGATTTATGATAGCTTTTGAAAAGATTAAGATGATGATAAATTATTCGCTCTATTCAATGGGGCATAATGTTTTGCAGGGACTTAAACTTGTCTATGCAATGACTTTGAAGCAGGCAATGATGCTCTCATTTTGCGACCTTTTTTATTTAATTTGCCTTCTTAACCTCGTAATAATTCCTTTGGCAAAACTTTTGAATAAAACTGTACCGGAAAGTTGATTATAATTTTGAGCCGATATTTTTCATCTTTTTCGGGAATAGATAATCCAAAATCTTTACAGACGGAATAAAAGCAGGTAAATAGCTCTTTTTTAGAGAAGGATTACACAATTTTCTTGTGTCGATAAGAAAAGACAGTAAAGTGACAAATAATCCTTTTTGGATTATGAGGGAAAT from the Candidatus Schekmanbacteria bacterium genome contains:
- a CDS encoding DHA2 family efflux MFS transporter permease subunit gives rise to the protein MTASPKNVNKWLVAVTVIVPTFIEIMDTSVANVSLNHIRGSFSASVDEATWVLTSYLVSNAIILPITGWLSSVFGRKRFLSLCVFLFALSSFLCGMSPNLGSLVFFRVLQGLGGGALQPLSQAILLETFPVAEHGVAMAAYGIGVVVAPIIGPLVGGWVTDNLTWRWIFYINIPVCVLSLLMIAFFIFDPPYIKKAKQKIDYFGLGFLAVGLGCLQIVLDKGEREDWFNSDFIITLSIIAVAGLFLFVITELFFVKDPVVNLKVFKDISFTAGNLMMFFGFFGMFASIVLYPIYLQTVMGYTATLAGIVLGPGGITILLFMPITGILMKYMDARKILVAGLIVGSYAVYLMSKLNLEAGFYNVLWPRVVQGVGVAFFFVPLMTVTMSTIPKEEMGNATGVFNLLRNLGGSFGTAFVMTMLARRAQYHQSVLVEHLTPYDPGFMIAFEKIKMMINYSLYSMGHNVLQGLKLVYAMTLKQAMMLSFCDLFYLICLLNLVIIPLAKLLNKTVPES